A single window of Maylandia zebra isolate NMK-2024a linkage group LG2, Mzebra_GT3a, whole genome shotgun sequence DNA harbors:
- the tcirg1b gene encoding T cell immune regulator 1, ATPase H+ transporting V0 subunit a3b isoform X1, whose amino-acid sequence MGSIFRSEEVCLVQLFLQSGSAYNCVSELGELGLVEFRDLNPNVNSFQRKFVSEVRRCEDLEKTFHFLEQEINRSPSLKGPLPPPCPTPSAPQPRELITIEEESERLARELKEVSRNRDSLRAQLTQLSQYQGVLTRTHSLTASHVVPPAVESQGLFDNRQDVRLSFVAGVVHPWKVPSFERLLWRACRGYIIVDFREMEDRLQHPDTGEMVQWTVFLISFWGDQIGQKVKKICDCFRTETFAYPESSAEREEVLQGLQGRIEDIKSVLSQTESFLQQLLMKAVAVLPQWKVRVQKCKAIQSVLNLCSPSVTDKCLIAEAWCPTAKLPELQSALREGGRKSGSGVDSFYNRLPCSTPRPTLFPLNSFTTGFQNIVDAYGVAAYREVNPALFTIITFPFLFAVMFGDVGHGLLMTLTALWMVLEEKDPKLRNNNNEIWRMMFGGRYLILLMGLFSIYTGAIYNECFSKGLATFSSAWHVGPMFEKNIWNSSVLAGSQYLSMDPVVPGVFTSPYPFGIDPVWGMSNNKLTFLNSYKMKMSVIIGIIHMTFGVCLSFFNYWHFRKFSSLIFVLIPELFFLLFLFGYLVFMVVYKWVAYAPSQSKSAPSILIHFIDMFLFTENPDNPPLYHGQAIVQKVLVILALCSVPFLLLGKPTFEYIMFKRRQRRVHLDEDRRPLVSDEGSINVHQGEVEGRPLVEEEFDVADVFMHQAIHTIEYCLGCISNTASYLRLWALSLAHAQLSEVLWEMVMRKALTWQGYVGAVVLFVIFAFFAVLTVCILLVMEGLSAFLHALRLHWVEFQNKFYSGDGYKLTPFSFTSIINVSNPI is encoded by the exons ATGGGCTCCATATTTCGCAGCGAGGAGGTGTGCCTGGTGCAGCTCTTTCTTCAGTCCGGCTCGGCCTATAATTGTGTCAGCGAGCTGGGAGAGCTGGGCCTGGTTGAGTTCAGAGAC TTAAACCCCAACGTGAACTCCTTTCAGAGGAAATTTGTCAGCGAGGTCAGACGATGCGAGGATCTCGAGAAGACTTTCC ACTTCTTGGAGCAGGAGATAAATCGCTCGCCATCCTTAAAGGGTCCACTCCCTCCTCCGTGTCCGACACCTTCTGCCCCTCAGCCCCGTGAGCTCATCACCATAGAGGAGGAGAGCGAGAGGCTCGCCAGGGAACTCAAGGAG GTATCCAGGAACAGAGATAGCCTTAGGGCTCAGCTGACGCAGCTCTCCCAGTATCAAGGAGTCCTGACCAGAACTCACTCTCTCACGGCGTCACACGTG GTGCCACCTGCAGTGGAGAGCCAAGGTCTGTTTGATAACCGCCAAGATGTCCGACTCAG TTTTGTGGCAGGAGTGGTCCACCCCTGGAAGGTGCCCTCGTTCGAGCGACTGTTATGGCGGGCGTGTCGCGGTTACATTATTGTGGATTTTAGAGAAATGGAGGATCGACTTCAGCACCCTGACACT GGGGAAATGGTGCAATGGACCGTGTTCCTCATTTCCTTCTGGGGAGATCAGATTGGACAGAAAGTCAAGAAGATCTGCGATTG CTTCCGCACTGAGACATTTGCATACCCCGAGAGCTCTGCTGAGAGAGAGGAGGTTCTCCAGGGACTTCAAGGTAGAATTGAAGATATCAAATCA GTGTTGTCACAGACAGAAAGCTTCttgcagcagctgctgatgaAGGCGGTGGCCGTTCTGCCCCAGTGGAAGGTGCGCGTCCAGAAATGCAAGGCGATCCAGTCGGTACTGAATCTCTGCAGCCCCTCTGTCACTGACAAATGCCTGATCGCTGAGGCCTGGTGTCCCACCGCCAAGCTGCCTGAACTGCAGAGTGCGCTGAGAGAGGGAGGG AGGAAAAGCGGTAGTGGGGTTGACTCTTTCTACAACCGCTTGCCTTGCTCTACACCTCGACCTACTCTGTTTCCCCTCAACTCCTTCACAACAGGTTTCCAGAACATTGTAGATGCCTACGGAGTGGCAGCCTACCGTGAAGTCAATCCAG CATTGTTCACCATAATTACATTCCCCTTCCTGTTTGCGGTGATGTTTGGGGACGTGGGCCATGGTTTACTGATGACTCTGACTGCTCTCTGGATGGTCCTCGAGGAAAAGGATCCCAAACttagaaacaacaacaatgag ATCTGGAGGATGATGTTCGGTGGAAGGTATTTGATTCTGCTGATGGGACTGTTCTCCATCTACACGGGAGCCATTTACAACGAGTGCTTCAGCAAAGGCCTCGCCACCTTCAGCTCGGCCTGGCACGTCGGCCCAAtgtttgaaaaaaacatatGGAA TTCATCGGTGCTGGCAGGGAGCCAGTACTTATCCATGGATCCTGTTGTGCCCGGCGTTTTCACAAGCCCCTATCCATTTGGCATTGACCCG GTCTGGGGGATGTCCAACAACAAACTAACATTCCTAAACTCTTACAAAATGAAGATGTCAGTCATCATCGGCATTATTCACATGACTTTTGGAGTCTGCTTGTCATTCTTCAACTACTG gCACTTTCGCAAGTTCAGCAGTTTGATTTTTGTGCTGATCCCAGagcttttctttctgctgtttctGTTTGGCTACCTGGTGTTCATGGTGGTCTATAAGTGGGTTGCTTACGCTCCTTCTCAGTCCAAAAGTGCTCCCAGCATACTGATCCACTTCATAGACATGTTCCTGTTTACGGAAAACCCTGACAACCCTCCGCTTTATCATGGACAG GCTATAGTGCAGAAGGTCCTGGTGATACTGGCTCTGTGTTCTGTGCCATTCCTCCTCCTTGGGAAGCCCACGTTTGAATACATTATGTTCAAGAGAAGACAACGTCGAGTC CATCTGGATGAAGACAGGCGTCCACTGGTGTCTGACGAAGGCTCGATCAATGTTCATCAGGGGGAAGTAGAAGGAAGGCCGCTAGTAGAAGAG GAGTTTGATGTTGCGGATGTGTTCATGCATCAGGCCATCCACACCATCGAGTACTGCTTGGGCTGCATCTCCAACACAGCCTCTTACCTCCGACTCTGGGCTCTCAGCCTGGCACACGCAC AGCTGTCAGAGGTGCTGTGGGAGATGGTCATGCGTAAGGCGCTGACGTGGCAAGGTTACGTGGGAGCTGTAGTCCTCTTTGTGATTTTCGCCTTCTTCGCTGTGCTGACAGTCTGCATCCTTCTGGTCATGGAGGGGCTCTCAGCTTTCTTGCACGCGCTCCGTCTGCACTG GGTGGAGTTTCAGAACAAGTTCTACAGTGGAGATGGTTACAAACTCACCCCTTTCTCCTTCACATCTATAATAAATGTCTCAAACCCTATATGA
- the tcirg1b gene encoding T cell immune regulator 1, ATPase H+ transporting V0 subunit a3b isoform X2, translating to MGSIFRSEEVCLVQLFLQSGSAYNCVSELGELGLVEFRDLNPNVNSFQRKFVSEVRRCEDLEKTFHFLEQEINRSPSLKGPLPPPCPTPSAPQPRELITIEEESERLARELKEVSRNRDSLRAQLTQLSQYQGVLTRTHSLTASHVPPAVESQGLFDNRQDVRLSFVAGVVHPWKVPSFERLLWRACRGYIIVDFREMEDRLQHPDTGEMVQWTVFLISFWGDQIGQKVKKICDCFRTETFAYPESSAEREEVLQGLQGRIEDIKSVLSQTESFLQQLLMKAVAVLPQWKVRVQKCKAIQSVLNLCSPSVTDKCLIAEAWCPTAKLPELQSALREGGRKSGSGVDSFYNRLPCSTPRPTLFPLNSFTTGFQNIVDAYGVAAYREVNPALFTIITFPFLFAVMFGDVGHGLLMTLTALWMVLEEKDPKLRNNNNEIWRMMFGGRYLILLMGLFSIYTGAIYNECFSKGLATFSSAWHVGPMFEKNIWNSSVLAGSQYLSMDPVVPGVFTSPYPFGIDPVWGMSNNKLTFLNSYKMKMSVIIGIIHMTFGVCLSFFNYWHFRKFSSLIFVLIPELFFLLFLFGYLVFMVVYKWVAYAPSQSKSAPSILIHFIDMFLFTENPDNPPLYHGQAIVQKVLVILALCSVPFLLLGKPTFEYIMFKRRQRRVHLDEDRRPLVSDEGSINVHQGEVEGRPLVEEEFDVADVFMHQAIHTIEYCLGCISNTASYLRLWALSLAHAQLSEVLWEMVMRKALTWQGYVGAVVLFVIFAFFAVLTVCILLVMEGLSAFLHALRLHWVEFQNKFYSGDGYKLTPFSFTSIINVSNPI from the exons ATGGGCTCCATATTTCGCAGCGAGGAGGTGTGCCTGGTGCAGCTCTTTCTTCAGTCCGGCTCGGCCTATAATTGTGTCAGCGAGCTGGGAGAGCTGGGCCTGGTTGAGTTCAGAGAC TTAAACCCCAACGTGAACTCCTTTCAGAGGAAATTTGTCAGCGAGGTCAGACGATGCGAGGATCTCGAGAAGACTTTCC ACTTCTTGGAGCAGGAGATAAATCGCTCGCCATCCTTAAAGGGTCCACTCCCTCCTCCGTGTCCGACACCTTCTGCCCCTCAGCCCCGTGAGCTCATCACCATAGAGGAGGAGAGCGAGAGGCTCGCCAGGGAACTCAAGGAG GTATCCAGGAACAGAGATAGCCTTAGGGCTCAGCTGACGCAGCTCTCCCAGTATCAAGGAGTCCTGACCAGAACTCACTCTCTCACGGCGTCACAC GTGCCACCTGCAGTGGAGAGCCAAGGTCTGTTTGATAACCGCCAAGATGTCCGACTCAG TTTTGTGGCAGGAGTGGTCCACCCCTGGAAGGTGCCCTCGTTCGAGCGACTGTTATGGCGGGCGTGTCGCGGTTACATTATTGTGGATTTTAGAGAAATGGAGGATCGACTTCAGCACCCTGACACT GGGGAAATGGTGCAATGGACCGTGTTCCTCATTTCCTTCTGGGGAGATCAGATTGGACAGAAAGTCAAGAAGATCTGCGATTG CTTCCGCACTGAGACATTTGCATACCCCGAGAGCTCTGCTGAGAGAGAGGAGGTTCTCCAGGGACTTCAAGGTAGAATTGAAGATATCAAATCA GTGTTGTCACAGACAGAAAGCTTCttgcagcagctgctgatgaAGGCGGTGGCCGTTCTGCCCCAGTGGAAGGTGCGCGTCCAGAAATGCAAGGCGATCCAGTCGGTACTGAATCTCTGCAGCCCCTCTGTCACTGACAAATGCCTGATCGCTGAGGCCTGGTGTCCCACCGCCAAGCTGCCTGAACTGCAGAGTGCGCTGAGAGAGGGAGGG AGGAAAAGCGGTAGTGGGGTTGACTCTTTCTACAACCGCTTGCCTTGCTCTACACCTCGACCTACTCTGTTTCCCCTCAACTCCTTCACAACAGGTTTCCAGAACATTGTAGATGCCTACGGAGTGGCAGCCTACCGTGAAGTCAATCCAG CATTGTTCACCATAATTACATTCCCCTTCCTGTTTGCGGTGATGTTTGGGGACGTGGGCCATGGTTTACTGATGACTCTGACTGCTCTCTGGATGGTCCTCGAGGAAAAGGATCCCAAACttagaaacaacaacaatgag ATCTGGAGGATGATGTTCGGTGGAAGGTATTTGATTCTGCTGATGGGACTGTTCTCCATCTACACGGGAGCCATTTACAACGAGTGCTTCAGCAAAGGCCTCGCCACCTTCAGCTCGGCCTGGCACGTCGGCCCAAtgtttgaaaaaaacatatGGAA TTCATCGGTGCTGGCAGGGAGCCAGTACTTATCCATGGATCCTGTTGTGCCCGGCGTTTTCACAAGCCCCTATCCATTTGGCATTGACCCG GTCTGGGGGATGTCCAACAACAAACTAACATTCCTAAACTCTTACAAAATGAAGATGTCAGTCATCATCGGCATTATTCACATGACTTTTGGAGTCTGCTTGTCATTCTTCAACTACTG gCACTTTCGCAAGTTCAGCAGTTTGATTTTTGTGCTGATCCCAGagcttttctttctgctgtttctGTTTGGCTACCTGGTGTTCATGGTGGTCTATAAGTGGGTTGCTTACGCTCCTTCTCAGTCCAAAAGTGCTCCCAGCATACTGATCCACTTCATAGACATGTTCCTGTTTACGGAAAACCCTGACAACCCTCCGCTTTATCATGGACAG GCTATAGTGCAGAAGGTCCTGGTGATACTGGCTCTGTGTTCTGTGCCATTCCTCCTCCTTGGGAAGCCCACGTTTGAATACATTATGTTCAAGAGAAGACAACGTCGAGTC CATCTGGATGAAGACAGGCGTCCACTGGTGTCTGACGAAGGCTCGATCAATGTTCATCAGGGGGAAGTAGAAGGAAGGCCGCTAGTAGAAGAG GAGTTTGATGTTGCGGATGTGTTCATGCATCAGGCCATCCACACCATCGAGTACTGCTTGGGCTGCATCTCCAACACAGCCTCTTACCTCCGACTCTGGGCTCTCAGCCTGGCACACGCAC AGCTGTCAGAGGTGCTGTGGGAGATGGTCATGCGTAAGGCGCTGACGTGGCAAGGTTACGTGGGAGCTGTAGTCCTCTTTGTGATTTTCGCCTTCTTCGCTGTGCTGACAGTCTGCATCCTTCTGGTCATGGAGGGGCTCTCAGCTTTCTTGCACGCGCTCCGTCTGCACTG GGTGGAGTTTCAGAACAAGTTCTACAGTGGAGATGGTTACAAACTCACCCCTTTCTCCTTCACATCTATAATAAATGTCTCAAACCCTATATGA
- the mrpl18 gene encoding large ribosomal subunit protein uL18m encodes MALSQVSRSVRLLLGQIQHCRPALLSNQTARCLSQAASQPEPSADENEAVNPTFVNRNPRNLEQMALAVKDRGWKTTWPHREFYHRLMFSRSQHHVTAQVFSSCSPIPVLSCSTKEWAVKKELASTNCVAACQAVGEVLAHRCQQAGITRMVYRVIPWTYRSDSVQSFRAAMKAGGIILSEPRRKYIGT; translated from the exons ATGGCTCTGAGCCAAGTTAGTCGCAGTGTGCGGCTGCTCTTAGGTCAAATTCAACACTGTCGGCCAGCCCTGCTTTCAAACCAGACGG CTCGGTGTCTGAGTCAAGCAGCTTCTCAGCCAGAGCCCTCCGCGGATGAAAATGAAGCCGTGAACCCGACCTTTGTAAACAGAAATCCCCGCAACCTGGAGCAGATGGCTCTGGCTGTGAAGGATCGGGGCTGGAAGACAACCTGGCCACACCGGGAGTTCTACCACAG GTTGATGTTCTCCCGTAGCCAACACCATGTGACAGCCCAAGTGTTTTCCAGCTGCTCCCCTATTCCGGTGCTTTCTTGTTCGACCAAAGAGTGGGCTGTGAAGAAGGAGCTGGCTTCTACAAACTGCGTGGCAGCCTGTCAGGCTGTGGGCGAGGTGCTGGCGCATCGCTGCCAGCAGGCTGGCATCACCAGGATGGTGTATAGGGTGATTCCCTGGACATACCGCTCAGATTCT GTTCAGTCTTTCAGAGCTGCAATGAAAGCAGGAGGAATAATTCTAAGTGAACCCAGAAGGAAATACATTGGGACCTGA
- the si:ch211-203d1.3 gene encoding protein phosphatase Slingshot homolog isoform X2, which yields MSRTPTSPVKQSSGAPDMRHTHLRAMIEHLRPEDTVKLAVQLDSVSSVRVRYLIVVSTLANKHESILLGMDFPNSDSDHCTIGLVLPIWSNTQVYLDGDGGFSVSSAKETRIFKPVSMQTMWSVLQVLHGCCERAIKAALIPGSGLEWARHYHRHIESDRNCLNEWEVMNDLESIRKDSDGQSSAERVSSEILIKEHLRDIMRTEDLDNLTSKMVHATLETRIGFDMRPYKEYIDNEILVTMAQMDKPSKIFDYLYLGSEWNAANFEELQKNNVGYILNVTREIDNFFPESFNYMNIRVYDVEATDLLSHWPATFNFINTARKSGQAVLVHCKMGVSRSASTVIAYAMKQQHWTLDVALTYVRDRRSIIKPNEGFMKQLQTYSGILSASQQRHSALWKRKSRDQRQKSVRNEERGEEEKTAESEEEEEEDEEEEEDDEDDDGLDEDDGVDIPDEKNDSGEDCEVFEQPAPKSDTIQDPVQTGPVITVNEPEKVMPSVNRSGRMNLYSLMQSISEMDDVDKGYDQMPGSPRRSPGQRRRSYGRRCLTHQKACVDVSPEPSSRPGAGQSKPQSD from the exons GCGGTGCAGTTAGATTCTGTTAGCTCAGTAAGAGTCAGGTATCTGATCGTGGTTTCCACACTGGCCAACAAACATGAGAGCATCCTGCTGGGCATGGATTTCCCCAACTCAGACAG TGATCATTGCACCATCGGTCTGGTACTGCCAATATGGAGCAATACACAAGTTTATCTGGACGGAGATGG TGGCTTTAGCGTGAGCTCAGCAAAAGAGACCAGAATCTTTAAACCGGTTTCCATGCAGACCATGTG GTCAGTGCTGCAGGTGTTGCATGGCTGCTGTGAGCGTGCAATCAAGGCAGCTTTGATCCCAGGCTCTGGGCTGGAATGGGCTCGGCACTACCACCGGCACATCGAGTCCGATCGCAACTGCCTCAATGAGTGGGAGGTCATGAATGACCTGGAGTCGATCCGTAAGGACAGCGATGGACAGAG TTCGGCAGAGAGAGTTTCCAGTGAGATCCTGATCAAAGAACACCTGAGAGACATCATGAGGACTGAAGACCTGGACAACCTCACATCCAAAATG GTGCACGCTACCCTGGAGACCAGGATAGGCTTTGACATGAGACCCTACAAGGAGTACATCGACAATGAGATCCTGGTCACCATGGCTCAGATGGACAAGCCCTCTAAAATATTTGACTATCTATACCTG GGCTCCGAGTGGAACGCAGCTAACTTTGAGGAGCTGCAGAAAAACAA CGTGGGCTACATTCTGAATGTGACGAGGGAGATTGACAACTTTTTCCCAGAGTCCTTCAATTACATGAACATCAGAGTGTACGATGTGGAAGCCACAGACTTGCTGTCCCATTGGCCAGCTACATTTAACTTCATCAACACTGCAAG GAAGAGTGGTCAGGCGGTGTTGGTTCACTGCAAGATGGGCGTGTCCCGCTCTGCGTCTACAGTGATTGCCTACGCTATGAAGCAGCAGCACTGGACACTGGATGTGGCACTGACCTACGTCAGGGATCGCCGGTCCATCATCAAGCCCAATGAGGGCTTCATGAAGCAGCTCCAGACCTACAGCGGCATCCTCAGTGCAAG CCAGCAGCGCCATAGTGCTCTCTGGAAGCGAAAGTCGAGAGACCAAAGACAAAAATCAGTTCGAAACGAGGAAAGAGGGGAGGAAGAAAAGACAGCCgaaagtgaagaagaagaagaagaagatgaggaggaggaagaagatgatgaGGACGATGACGGACTTGATGAGGATGATGGCGTAGATATTCCAGATGAAAAAAATGACTCAGGGGAAGACTGTGAG GTGTTTGAACAGCCTGCCCCAAAGTCTGACACTATCCAAGACCCTGTGCAGACAGGCCCTGTGATTACTGTAAATGAACCAGAAAAG GTCATGCCGAGTGTTAATCGTAGTGGCAGAATGAACCTCTACTCATTAATGCAGTCCATCAGTGAGATGGATGATGTGGATAAAGGATATGATCAG ATGCCTGGCAGTCCGAGGCGGTCACCAGGACAGCGGAGGCGTAGCTATGGGCGCCGGTGTCTCACTCACCAGAAAGCATGTGTGGATGTTTCACCTGAACCATCCAGCCGGCCGGGCGCGGGCCAAAGCAAGCCGCAAAGTGATTAA